The genomic DNA taaatttaaaattttgaaatttaaattcgaaaatttaaaattaaaattaaaattgaaaacatagtagaaaatattcaaagttaaaaaaacattccgagtttttggtaaaaaaaaaaaaaaactacgggtcttgaatgttcgAGAACACACCCGTTCGGGGTACAtcctcctcatcatctccatcacctgctcgttcagcctcttctgtgTCTCATAGCCTGCCTGTTGAactgccatctgggtctccaacggagatatccgatcatccttgtccttcagctgagccgtaagaacttatGGATCAACATATGGcagtggtgcagaagaaggagcagccgaccgggagcgacgacccaaaccgaccaaacgtcccttcttctttggaaccgactgaaatataaataaccaaattaaaataatataaattgatgataaaataaaaaatcaagaaataaataaattgaactttaaaaaaaaaagaacttaccgattcaacgatttcgttgattcgaacccgggacaagttggtcgaagccgtcgaatcgtcatcatcggtttgaagctgagacacttcgtcatacacctgagtttggaccaatgtatgagacttcccattcatccctttGTTGTGTTGaatattgcggttctgcagggatatgagctgtaggaagactgacgtcgatcgatgttgcatgtggtgcgtcgatcgatgtcgaggtcgtagcttccttctcaagttgctgacgtaaactctcaatttctgtcctcatttctgccatacttctgaaaagctcattgtagcctctatccaaaggctgatgtgtatcttctaccaatgttttgagctcctctcccagttctCCTGAGCTCCttaaataccaaacaccatctcatcgatttcatctttggtgtagagttctggtgccagtcttgtgagtgtgaaggaagtggcatgttctggaagacagatgtggctctcttcaaaaagagatgttctttccaataatttcctgatgtcgtcctttgtgacaggtatcatctcaccagctacgcctagtgcgtgtccacactcaccTCTGttgactccatactcgtccccttgttcccaagtgaacattctggctccgtacatgtcaaaagcacggttcccacattcataccatctgtcgatcgacgttggttcatctctatcgatcgacgttggtgttaccctgtcgatcgatgtctccactgtaccgtcgatcgatgcttgcccttttggttggcgtgatagatctggattgatctatgttgtggcgactcctacgtggttgttaggatctgtttgaatgatgtctggagtgccacgttgctgtgagaataggttgtcgggtccattggctacttgaaggatgtctgctatgtcctctctggacacttgtaaaatccttccatccattgcacgtgcgttgccatctgggtccctgaaaataccaaattcatcaggtgttagaaaaccgtaatcaatgtttgcattattatttatttagaaatataaagattagggtttagagtagtatcgatcgatgtagatacagttgcatcgatcgatgacagagtaatttctgcagaacttgtgttcttgagatgattgctcttcatggatttttctgttgatgtagaaggaagagtgttcatcttttttgcttgtgtgtttgctctgatgtgtgtaggtggttttgGGGGTGCataacgatttatataggtatctttaaacctagttggggagggaatattctcctgctcctgaattttcactgcggcgcgaatatcgatcgatgttccagTACGTGTGTCGATCGacgtgagcggttgttttgctggacgagggtgggtatcgaccgatgtggagtgcacagcgtcgaacgatgttggaaacgtgttggttaACTTATGTGttttaagtctttcatcctgcaaagacatttctattgcacgttctttccaataatcctcatcgtgttcctctgtatgttcctcattaggtgaagtaattacagtgtcaactgcaaaactttcatggaaaccactgtcggcccaactgcctatggaataatcatcatgtcctctcttgcttggaggttggaaggcaaagtgttggtaacaatgattaggtgaagcgaaatggtcaactgagtacattacgtcgagtgacgtgttgttgcggttatcggtcaccgttgactcattggaatcgatcgatggaaaggttggggtgtcgatcgatttcgagtactttgttttgtactctgattcatactctgctccacaatggcatgcgccaagaagccaagttctttcccgtaatccacagaattaatgacctttctcttaggtcggatggggtcgtagtggatgtttgggtctatgagcgttatacacaatttgtttttgttcatgtcacatacggctcctactgtagctaggaaagatcttccaagcaaaagtgaagagttccagttaagctcccTGTCTAGGatatgaaaatctacagggacaagggcattaccaatctgtacctccagatctcttatgattcctcctgatcgtatctctgaaagatccatgaaggtgaaggattccgttgtaggttcgatggtcaaaccaagctggtctgccatgatcctagggaggatactaactgatgctcctgtgtcacacattgaatggggaaattcaacacccttgactatgcatggtattgcaaacttcccaggatcactcttcttcgtcaatgtggtcgtgtgtttcatcttctctctgacttgatgaaacattctcctaatgtcctcctcagttacctttatttctctgaagaacatccacaaccggtgtgtgaagtaagcttcatcaaaaggtttttcgattgggattctgaggactcttttagtgaaaccatccatctccttatcgttagcttcccgcttaaggtttttaggaatcttctcctttcttttccttaaccttctcccttcagcttcttgaactgattcaggtgaactatttaaagggttcggttttggttcgggtgggttagctaatggtttaggtggtggtctgagtgcgttgatgtaatcattatctattgagggtaaccgcactcggtatgtcagaggtgcatgtcgatcgatgggaggtgtgttgtgacgatcgacgtcggactcactctgttgatcgatggttggctcaaccgatcgatcgattttatcatagaaaggggagggtgggtgaggatgcttagctgcgaattcttcatgagttagaattcgaaccgcattgcattcagtcgatttggcagacgacgtcgatcgatgactggagtaatccgtcgatcgatcttcatcatggtatgtcgatcgatgcgagttcatcgacatcggtcgacaccattgagaTCCGctgagactcatggagctttcgatttgaagtttccttcctcaagcttttcatttttcaccacttgccagaaatcatcatctatgatggcatttacgtggtgtttccctttgtcggctcctgcctctctagagaaagcttcttgcctctttatagtctcacccgtctgaattacttcggtttcaagttttctcccctgagtccctaaggtctcgattttggtgttcagattgttgtagacggagtctattttaccgttgaaattcacggtgatttgttgttgtcccaacagtactcgatcaagcatttcttcgatcttgctttcctgagtctggggtggtggattttggtagtaagagttcgagtagcttttgttgttgttgaagggtttttgaaattgtgaactttggttacttctttggccatttccaaagaagtttctgtttccgcgctggtttccaaatttctggaatccggtacctccgatgtagttcacattttcttctccttctcgtgcaccacatctaacttagctcttacttcgtccatctgttccttcccgatagaggctacagacttcttccgtttagagtcagtgtttttggtgctgctgctgttagcaaggttttcgataagtctcacagcttctaaCGGATGAGCTCTAAtatcaagggccatttgatactgtaaggcgagacctcggaagaaagtgcttagcagctgcacttcgttaaatccgtggtgtggacagtctcgctggaagaacctaaatctaatccacgcatctttgaaggactctccagccttctgcgagaatgtggaaattttgttccgaagttcttcagcgcgcgcctcatcgaagaagtttcgtaagaaagcattcttgatgtcgctccaggatgttaaagatcctgtgggttactgcctaagccagtgcatcgcttctccattcagcgtgtatctgaagagcttgcacagcaggtaatcttcggagactccttccatccgaatagcagcgattagatcctcgaacaattccaaatggtccataggatgctcgtgcggtaacccagagtagggtatctgctgggcatgcacctgaaaagacaagaaaaagatattAGAAAGGGGgcagagaaaagaataagaatcaataaaactaaatctaatggcgatcaaagctccccgacaacggtgccaaatttgataccactcaaattatcctaaggagtgttactctcatcaaaagaggttcagatgtagtacttagggatggaatccacaaggagctaaggaacaattaaatctagtgtttattaattctaaaggttgtaaatgtttaaatgaaatatcaatagtaacaagcgagtaaataataaatgtaacttggttggaaatgatattagatacagggccactattcaggggctggagattataatacctatagatgcctaactgttgcatgcatgatatattagagctcattcgcttaactcagtgatcagctgccgcatgtaccactggttaacagactagatctcgtgtctcaacggttagtatgcagacaacgagagagtgttgatcgatggtctattaagacgtcgaccgatacacctttgccaacgtcgatcgatagtcagttgaggacatcgatcgacgggttttagccaggcctatgcgcgagtatgaaatgccctactaagatgctaaattggcggttagccctctctagcagtcctaatatgatagatagatgtcaggatgggataacaagggtgcttgagtatgcaatcctatgatcaagttatagttagcaaggctaaaacaagcaatgaatacaaagctatcatgaatatcacaacaaggcagatctatagtttggggctaatccaacaaacctatctgaaccctgatctaacagttgaactactcagacatagcaaagcaattcataacaataaaggaatagaaactcatagtatagatgaaaagaaatggaaacaaggagttccaatcacaagtgatcttctctccccaatgaaacttgtaacaaaactaggtctagaaaaagctctcttgccgtcaaaaacacttaggcagtatatattctactaggttaaaaatcgtcagggcattttggtaatttggcttggccttggtttttaagtctgctgaatccaaaatgtcgcgtctggtgtctcgacatcgatcgatggtacttgtgtccatcgatcgatattaatcttcatctgtcgaggcatttcctgatatcgatcgtcagcactgatgcacatcgatcgattgttcttcctctcgtcgacctctaagtggtcagctcaggtgaaatgtcctttaagctccaaaatgctccaaaatcatagctttactccgaaatgcacctgaacctgaaaacatacctagaagtgtataaaacatagatatatatatagtaaaatacttatataccatggataaaaatgggtcaaatccaaggtatatcagcaAGCCAGCAAAGAACCATATCTTATGACCAAGACCGCAAGACGGAGTTATTCAAAAGCTGAACGTCATCACTACACATCAAGGAGGAACATTTCGTGAAGCTAAGTAATTGCGCAACAaaaattcgaggacgaattctattaaggggaggagaatgtgataacccgtcctttgggataaaatggtcgagagagcaaaagtcagaatccagagccgagcttttgggaatcaaaacaattgaaggaatgttaagttttgatcacttaagacttaacatggatcgaagaaaatagaagattggttgagcatcaactttgtggtcgagtcgcgggcaatacagatcgatcgggaaatttgaagtacgagaaggtcgaagaatggatcgtgagtgaagcatgagttaAGATAAGatgctctaccattgttagaagtGTCTTAGATTtatcagacggcagttttggaagaatcacattatTGAAGCACGatggtttagaagctcgacgtttttgaagattgacgtttcttcatcgcaaagttttctcggaatatcttcgtataagtaaaatattactctgaagacattataagttgGAATCAGGATGGGAAGTAAGCAGgatgggaagcaagcacgacgggattgaagcacgacgggaaaatcctaagttgggcgaaaaccctaatttcggtattacgaaattctttgaggaagccggaggctcgggaaatatttttgaaggatatcagacatcatctgtagtttattaaaaatatttagtgaaTCAGAATGGGAgtggaaaaatattcgggattgatcgcgggtcagaaattcacaagaagggtcgaaatcgcgcaaaggaaccgagaagctcgaggtggcttgatctaAGGGATAAGAACGTGGTTGCAACTGTCTAACCAGCTGAGTGTCAATAGAAGCTCGAGGCGTCGCCGTGCATGAAGCAGGAACATGCAGCATGACAAGTTGAAGCACGAAGTGTCGCGATAcctgcaaccgaagcatgctgatcgacacgCAGAGAGCGgtgtgtcgcgacgcatgcattCCATCCATGCTGATCGACATCTGGTCGTCCAGGCAGGAGAAGAGGTGTCAAGTTTGCATGAGTTTGGTCATGCTTActgccatgtggagcacgaggtgccgcgacgcatgcaaccAGAGCCATGCTagccgacacacgggctgccaccaacttCAATCTGATTTGCTGCTGTATCCTATATAAAGACCACGACCCCTtctcatttcattcatccagacCTTTCAAAATCAAGTTAAAAAagtgggttagagagagagaaagaagtagaaaaagtgagctatttcgagagttttagagagttttcgagatcagtttctctactgatttcaagtcagcgcctagggaaggttctggacaactgaagatcaaccaattgaagatcaattcagatgggaagcaaggcaacgtggttagagagagagaaaaagagagtgTAGCTGAGTTCCGAAGATCGATACTTCACCAAGAAGCGAAGTTCAGTCCAATTGAAGAATTTCTGCAATTGTTATGCGGAAGCTCGGCCCAAATCAATCTGTCCACTCTACTAAtattctttgatgatcaagtggaggtgctgtccaagatcagttcagttccatggtttcAGTTCAGTCGAGGTTATGATTTGATACTCTGTTCAGATTTCGGAAGAATTGTTCAGAAGCTAAGGAAGGTGCTGTTCGAGTTGAGTTCAGTCCAGACCAGTATCAGGGGAGGTTCTgtacaagtcaagatcagtctaGTCCAGTCCATTCAagtcgtccattgggttttggctaagtcctattcgatcaaccagctgcttatcggcatagaacactgtgagttggttttgtgtgaattccacttggaattttgggtagatcgagttgcatatagattagaatgatcacgttattgcatggtagagtccttagggttattttatttatggaaccggactcagtttagcaagggctaagcttagatgaatggaattaagacttagttgataacctgattaggactaggattaggatgcatcatgttttctattattgcATATTGattggttgagtgcaggttcccgttatctttaaggatagtttcatagcaggaggctggactatctggataacggtttgatttaattgATTAGTAGTGATTATTATTGCTtagttgtttagtagttagtactaagggtcttaggccatataggccggactactggtacaatggttagtcttgtggagtcgagtgtttagttaggatctggaactttggctttaggttaggttctagattgagtttgttttgttgtgagtgtgccgacagtatgtgcgaaatccgcccatactaggcttgtgtaggggtgattagtgtttcctcggcctcgtacccagcgggttcaaggaaaccccttattcgctggatcgggaagactcagacgaacggggTCATGTCCTATGGCTGattattacacgacggtgtaatgtggcagtgactcGAAGGACTGTGGgatgtcgcgcggtgacccgaaggactgtgggctgcggtcggttgaaagttccttcttctggcctttgtggtagggagataggatattgccgatagagaggaggaacccGAAGTCACCAAGGCCCAGGTTAGAGtattgtgttagagtgtcgtagaggatTATGGAACCCTTGAgtcagtgtagcaccgatatacgttgttacgagttagatcgagtcgtagatactcatagtcttattattgtgaatgtgtttgtggttgattgatttgcttgcaggttttgacattaagtcctaagtctggcttaggtaccggattaagcttgatgtgtatttcgttagtgtaggcctgacgttggcctgtatgtgtttgagtgattgcttgtgaagggtggtggatattaaagctatgcggtatcattggttggccaaTCATGTTCTTGTCTGATTATTGGTCGACTGGTTAATGAtccttgtatagtctaagtgtctaacactacatgagtattgaactcaggcgtatatatggttaactagggattggttgttgaGTTGTTTgcatgcaggttcccgttacttggaatttggatcatggcaggaggccaggtctaatCTGAGTAACGGTTTGTTTAGTTTTAGCTTTGATTGCTTGCTTAGGATAGATTgcttgttattttgggttgccTGGGTTAGTTTCTAGGTTTGGGTAGAGGtagccagctcactgagtaacattacgTTACTCATCCAattccgttgtcctttttgcaggtcgctttaggtaaggatgatcggatagcttggtgctggacgttaggactgccggtgtagattttcatgcctttttgtaaacggtattgtggatctGTGTTTAGCTGACTCGattttggcattaggccgggaccggtctcaattatatcaatgtatggatatctctctaattaataaagtaattgttttatatgcgcttcatgagtactctgatatttgactagtccggtctaacacaacgttaggtcgtagtacgggttgaaaagccttaggcatCAATCTAACGATAATGCTAACTCTTggccgggttgcaaagccttgtgccttgacgcagcgggacgagttagtggatgaactggttgAGGTCGTGAAGTAaattttgtgactctgaccggatcgtccctaaCCTGTCACGTAGCACTttcggaccatggtgttgggttggacagtcagtcatgttcttgtttgattgttggctggccaattggcctttcatctccaacccttggtgtgggtcttccgtcggtcatgttcttgtttgattgttagCCGGTGGGttgacctatgcttaggacggttcgggggtgttacaatacatgttgctggtaaacccacacatgtattgttcgactcgggggcaacacatagttttgtgaccccTGAAGTAGCTGCCCAGTTTTGGGATTGTTTTGTGGTTGACAGGATAAATGTGGCCATCTTGACCCCCGCAGACCGAACCCTTCAAGCAAATCAGTGTATCAAGAATGTTCCATTGGTCATTCAAGGCAAAGAGTTTGTGGCAGATCTGTTAGTCGTGCCTTTGAAAGGGTACGAGGTAATCCTTGGAATGGATTGGTTATCGAGCTACAGAGTTCAGGTCGACTGTGGAAAGGGAAGGTTGTTGTTCAGCAGAGATAAACGACCAGAGATGGTATACTATGGAATCAGTCCTAGTATGACTGTGTCTTTGGTAGCAGCAATGAGAGTACAAGATCTGTTTCAAGATGGGGAAGTATATTTGGTGACCTTATCGGTTAGTGGAGGAGCCACTAATGATGAAGTTAAGGTCGAAGACATTGAAGTGGTCCAGGAGTTTAAGGATGTATTTGCACCACTAAAGGAATTACCTCCACCTCGGAGTAATCCCTTTAGTATTGATTTGGAGCCTGAAGCAAAACCTATAGCTAAGGCACCATAACGGATGGCACCTGCGGAgttggccgagctaaagaaacaattggaatatctattggaaaagggattcatccgGTCAAGCTCTTCACCTTAGGGAGCTCTTGTgctatttgtgaagaagaaggacggAAGTATGAGGCTGTGTTTCGATTATCGtggtatcaacaacatcacgataaaagataagtatcctcttccaaggatagacgagttgttagaccaactaaagggagctgttggttttcgaagattgatttggtGTCAGGGCATCACCAAATTCCGATTTCCGAGTCGGACACTATAAAGACGGCGTTTCGGACGAGGTATGGGCAGTACGAGTTTGTagttatgccctttggtctcacaaacgcacctgcggctttcatgcgcttgatgaatgaagtgtttcacGACTACCTTGATAAGTTcgtgatcattttcattgatGACATTCTGGTGTATTTGAGAAGTAAGGAGGAGCACAACGAGCATCTGAGACTGGTTATGGAGACGTTACGGAATCAGAAGCTATTTGCCAAGTTCAGCAAGTGCTcgttttggaagagagagataggatttcTGGGTCACATAGTATCAGGAGAGGGCGTGGCTGCTGATCCAGAAAAGGTCCAAGCCATACGAGAATGGCCTCGACCTACCACTGTGACAGAAGTGAGGAGTTTTCTTGGACTTGCGGGCTATTATCGGAAGTTTGTTAAGGACTTTTCCTCCATTGCAAAGTCTTTAACTAAACTTACCGCTAAAGGAGTTCCTTTCTTATGAGTTGAAGGAATCCTTCACGACCGCACCTGTGTTAGCTTTGCCCGAGCAAGGTAAACCTTACACGGTTTACACGGATGCTTCACGAGTTGGGTTAGGTTGTGTTCTTATGCAAGATGGGCGAGTCATCGCGTATGCCTCGCGACAACTACGGAAGCATGAGGATAACTACAGTACACATGACTTCGAGTTAGCGGCCGTGGTGTTCGCTTTGCGAATTTGGAGATCCTATTCGTAtggagaagaagtggaggtatacacggaccatcaaagtcttaaatacctcttcactcagccagatctcaacctgcgccagcgtaggtggatggagtttgtggctGACTACGACATACGGATTCACTACCATCCTGGTAAAGCGAATGTTGTTGTGGACGCCTTAAGTCGAAGAAAGTACCAGGAGGATTGTTACAAAGTCTTCCGATACCTCAATAGAAATGGGACTCGATTTCCATGGATTTCATTACCGGATTACCCACTGCTCCAGGTAGATCGA from Brassica rapa cultivar Chiifu-401-42 unplaced genomic scaffold, CAAS_Brap_v3.01 Scaffold0590, whole genome shotgun sequence includes the following:
- the LOC117130605 gene encoding uncharacterized protein LOC117130605; translated protein: INVAILTPADRTLQANQCIKNVPLVIQGKEFVADLLVVPLKGYEVILGMDWLSSYRVQVDCGKGRLLFSRDKRPEMVYYGISPSMTVSLVAAMRVQDLFQDGEVYLVTLSVSGGATNDEVKVEDIEVVQEFKDVFAPLKELPPPRSNPFSIDLEPEAKPIAKAP